In Macaca mulatta isolate MMU2019108-1 chromosome 16, T2T-MMU8v2.0, whole genome shotgun sequence, the sequence CTGGGATCCCTAGAGACGTTGCAGCTGGACGTAAGGGACTCAAAATCCGTGGCCGCTGCCCGGGAACGCGTGACTGAGGGCCGTGTGGACGTGCTGGGTGAGCCTCCCAGAAACACATGGGCTCCTAGGAGCTTTCTCCACCCTGCCTTCAACCCAACATGTCCCGAGGCCCAGGGAGCACGAGGGGACAGGCTGTGCTGAGGGTGATGCTGAGGCAGGCTGGTCGGGCCTCTGTCCTGCAGTGTGTAACGCAGGCCTGGGCCTACTGGGGCCGCTGGAGGCGGTGGGGGAGGACGCTGTGGCCTCTGTGCTGGACGTGAACGTGGTGGGGACGGTGCGGGTGCTGCAGGCCTTCCTGCCAGACATGAAGCGGCGCGGTTCGGGACGCGTGTTGGTGACCGGGAGCGTGGGAGGATTGATGGGTGAGTGGTAGGTACTGGCCTCCGCAGCTCCAGATTGTGTGGGGAGCTGAGCCTTGAAAGCAGGCTCCGGTGGGAGGGTAggggggtaggggtaggggtacAGTCAGCTTGGAGGGGCACCGCCTTCCCGGGTATGACCCCCTGGCCCCTGGGCCTCAGGAACCTCGTCTCCCCACCTAAGGGCTACCCTTCAATGACGTTTACTGCGCCAGCAAGTTCGCGCTCGAAGGCTTATGCGAGAGTCTGGCAGTTCTGCTGCTGCCCTTTGGGGTCCAGTGAGTCAACACCTCCGTCTCCCCAACCCTCTGAACTCTGACCTAGAGACCCCGAGCACCCCGTCATGCGGGAGCTGCTCTGGGGCGATCTCCCTGGCCCTCCCTGCCCGGCTCACTTTTGCTGTGTGCCAGGGCTCCTGCGTAGCCTCAGATGGATTTGGGAGGGCTGCTCCAGCAGGAACCCGCGTTTCAAATGTTCTGGTTATCACCAGCACCCTTTCTGCCTCACTGCGCAGCGCAGCGGTGCGGGGCCCGGGACGTGGtcggggctggggctggagttgGGGCTGGGACTGGTGCCTGGCTCGCGTCCGCCCCCGCCCACTCGTTGCTCTCGGGCCGGCAGCTTGAGCCTGATCGAGTGCGGCCCAGTGCACACCGCCTTCATGGAGAAGGTGTTGGGCAGCCCAGACGAGGTGCTGGACCGCACGGACATCCACACCTTCCACCGCTTCTACCAATACCTCGCCCACAGCAAGCAGGTCTTTCGCGAGGCGGCGCAGAACCCTGAAGAGGTGACGGAGGTGAGCGCGGGGCTGGACTCCGGGAGCCGGGGCGGTGCGTCTCCCGGCGCGCATTGGTGGCCAGAGCGCTCCTTCCGCTGCCGCAGGTCTTCCTCACCGCTTTACGCGCCCCGAAGCCGACCCTGCGCTACTTCACCACCGAGCGCTTCTTGCCCTTGCTGCGGATGCGCCTGGACGACCCCAGCGGCTCCAACTACGTGGCCGCCATGCACCGGCACGTGTTCGGCGACGATCCGGCAGAGGCCGAGGCTGGGGCCGGGGCCGGGCCCAGTGAGGTGGGGGACCCTGAGCTCGGCGATCCTCCAGCCGCCCCGCAGTAAAGGCTTCCTCAGCCGCTGTCTCCCTCGCCCTTCTTTGTCCTCTGGGTCTGTGTGGTCCCTGGGGACGGggcggcggtggtggtggtggcggcggcTGTGGGTGGCTAAGATAGATCGCGTTAGCCAGTTTTACCAGCGCAGCTAGGCGCAATGGCTGTcgcctgtaataccagcgctttgggagacggagacaggaggattgctcaagccctggagttggagaccagccagagcaacatagtgagacccctatctctacaaaaataaaaaacttaaaaaatcagCACAGTGGCAccattccttgagcccaggagttggagggtgcagtgagcatgatggggccactggactccagcctgggcgacagagtgagacccgtcAGTTAAtcaaatcaaccaaccaaccgaGCAACTCAGAAACCGAAGTCCAGAAAGAAGCAGCCCAGGATCACGCCTCAAGTCCACGTTAAGCCCAGACACAGTCTCTGGATACCCAATGGGCATCTGCAGGAGGAGTTAGGTGGCACTTGGGTTGGAGTAGAGTCAGGTTATGACCTGGACCCCATTAGCCATGAGACCTCAGGCAAGTTCCTTACTTTCTctgagtctttcttttctttcttttttttttttttttttttcctgagacagagttttgctcttgttgcccaggctggagtgcaatggggtgatctcggctcaccacaatctccgcttcccgggttcaagtgagtctcctgcctcagctgggattataggcatgcaccaccatgcccggctaattttgtattttcagtggagatggggtttctccat encodes:
- the HSD17B1 gene encoding 17-beta-hydroxysteroid dehydrogenase type 1 (The RefSeq protein has 1 non-frameshifting indel compared to this genomic sequence), which gives rise to MARTVVLITGCSSGIGLHLAVRLASDPSQSFKVYATLRDLKTQCRLWEAARARGCPLGSLETLQLDVRDSKSVAAARERVTEGRVDVLVCNAGLGLLGPLEAVGEDAVASVLDVNVVGTVRVLQAFLPDMKRRGSGRVLVTGSVGGLMGLPFNDVYCASKFALEGLCESLAVLLLPFGVHLSLIECGPVHTAFMEKVLGSPDEVLDRTDIHTFHRFYQYLAHSKQVFREAAQNPEEVTEVFLTALRAPKPTLRYFTTERFLPLLRMRLDDPSGSNYVAAMHRHVFGDDPAEAEAGAGPGAGAGPSEVGDPELGDPPAAPQ
- the HSD17B1 gene encoding 17-beta-hydroxysteroid dehydrogenase type 1 isoform X1; translation: MARTVVLITGCSSGIGLHLAVRLASDPSQSFKVYATLRDLKTQCRLWEAARARGCPLGSLETLQLDVRDSKSVAAARERVTEGRVDVLVCNAGLGLLGPLEAVGEDAVASVLDVNVVGTVRVLQAFLPDMKRRGSGRVLVTGSVGGLMGLPFNDVYCASKFALEGLCESLAVLLLPFGVHLSLIECGPVHTAFMEKVLGSPDEVLDRTDIHTFHRFYQYLAHSKQVFREAAQNPEEVTEVFLTALRAPKPTLRYFTTERFLPLLRMRLDDPSGSNYVAAMHRHVFGDDPAEAEAGAGAGPSEVGDPELGDPPAAPQ